The Pochonia chlamydosporia 170 chromosome 1, whole genome shotgun sequence genome window below encodes:
- a CDS encoding Subtilisin-like serine protease PR1J (similar to Metarhizium acridum CQMa 102 XP_007807911.1) has translation MLSIKKLALILVATTPLGNGSPVAYTNGAGAILGKYIVTLKDGISTNDFNTHVNWVRIAHEHSLGRRQLGFSGVEKTYSVGTFNAYAGHFDDETLERIKSSADVADIEQQALFYPHGWAVQKNVTHGLATISHREPGSNEYVYDESAGAGTTVYVVDSGIQLDHPEFEGRATHGFNAMQTVPDDDVMGHGTHVAGIVGSKTFGVAKKTKLVSVKIFHDSGSTTQIILDAIEWTIKDITAKAIQNRAVINMSFGGADSAATNKMIKAAYDAGILCVISAGNEGKDANLSSPANSPHGITVAAVDLNWRLWKHSNYGSVVHVLAAGEDVLSLFPTNKTLLMNGTSQAAPHVAGLAAYLIAAEKPNSAKELKDRIISLGTSGKATNVPPGTVNLVAFNGRGDGINDRPNEKEVSKA, from the exons ATGCTTTCCATCAAGAAACTCGCACTAATCTTAgtagcaacaacaccacttGGCAATGGCTCACCTGTGGCTTACACCAATGGTGCTGGTGCTATCCTGGGAAAGTATATTGTTACACTAAAAGACGGTATTAGCACCAATGACTTTAATACTCATGTGAACTGGGTGCGAATTGCTCATGAGCACAGCCTCGGCCGCAGACAACTTGGATTTTCCGGGGTTGAGAAAACGTACAGCGTAGGAACCTTCAATGCCTACGCTGGCCactttgacgacgaaacTCTGGAGAGAATCAAAAGCAGCGCTGAT GTTGCGGATATTGAGCAACAGGCCCTGTTTTACCCCCATGGGTGGGCTGTTCAGAAGAATGTGACGCATGGTCTTGCCACGATTTCGCATAGGGAGCCCGGATCAAACGAATATGTATATGACGAGAGTGCCGGTGCCGGAACTACTGTATATGTTGTCGACAGTGGTATTCAGCTCGATCATCCAGAATTTGAGGGCCGCGCCACGCACGGATTcaatgcaatgcaaacagTGCCTGATGACGATGTAATGGGACACGGCACCCACGTCGCTGGGATCGTTGGTAGCAAGACATTTGGTGTTGCTAAGAAGACGAAGCTGGTGAGCGTCAAGATATTCCATGACTCAGGCTCTACAACCCAGATCATTTTGGACGCGATTGAGTGGACTATTAAGGATATTACTGCCAAAGCGATCCAGAACCGAGCTGTTATTAACATGTCCTTCG GTGGTGCGGACTCTGCTGCGACAAATAAGATGATAAAAGCTGCATACGACGCAGGGATTCTGTGTGTTATCTCGGCTGGTAATGAGGGAAAGGATGCTAACCTTTCGTCCCCTGCCAACTCACCCCATGGCATCACGGTAGCAGCAGTTGATCTCAACTGGAGGTTATGGAAACACTCTAATTACGGTTCAGTCGTTCATGTTTTGGCTGCGGGCGAAGATGTCCTGTCTCTCTTCCCTACTAACAAGACTCTTCTCATGAACGGCACCTCGCAAGCGGCACCGCAtgttgctggcttggctgcctACCTGATTGCTGCTGAAAAGCCCAATTCCGCGAAGGAGCTCAAGGATCGCATAATATCTTTGGGGACGAGCGGCAAAGCCACCAATGTCCCGCCAGGCACCGTAAATTTGGTTGCCTTCAATGGTCGTGGAGACGGAATAAATGACAGGCCAAACGAAAAAGAAGTCAGCAAGGCTTAA
- a CDS encoding oxalate decarboxylase family bicupin (similar to Coccidioides immitis RS XP_001244666.1): protein MKLNSVTALVASCLVGSALAAPRLETRDEDKFNQGLPISKTGKGGPISGGTNHELDLQNPDNLGRQSTDNGIVPNLKWSFSDSKTRLLKGGWVREQVIQDLPQSHDISGAQQHLKKGAIRELHWHRVAEWAFVYKGRILVSAVDENGKYQAEELNYGDIWYFPKGVAHTVQGLEDENEFLLVFDEGDFDKVGTTFNIDDWLAHTPKDILAKNFGVPESVFDNIPTPNPYILNATVSERNVTGAVTPVASGNSSFVYRTLEHPAEKIGGKGGVFRKIDSTNFPISKTIAATFVTLKPGGLRELHWHPNAEEWLYFHQGTARATAFIGNANARTFDFRAGDTAVFPDNSGHYIENTSKTEDLIWIEIYKSDHVADIPLTQWLALTPPDVVSQALKVPIEFVEKLKKEKQVFVE from the exons atgaaGCTTAACTCTGTGACGGCTCTCGTAGCCTCGTGCCTTGTCGGATCCGCGTTGGCCGCACCTCGTTTAGAGACGAGAGATGAAGACAAATTCAACCAAGGCCTACCAATTAGTAAGACTGGGAAAGGAGGCCCAATTAGTG GCGGTACCAACCACGAACTTGACTTGCAGAACCCCGATAATCTTGGGCGACAATCAACTGATAATGGTATCGTTCCAAACTTGAAGTGGAGCTTTTCCGACTCCAAGACAAGACTTCTCAAAGGTGGCTGGGTTCGAGAGCAGGTCATCCAAGATCTACCTCAGAGTCACGACATTTCGGGAGCCCAGCAGCACTTGAAGAAAGGTGCTATCAGAGAACTCCACTGGCACAGAGTT GCCGAGTGGGCGTTCGTATACAAAGGTCGCATCCTCGTCTCTGCGGtcgatgagaatggcaaatACCAGGCCGAAGAGCTCAACTATGGCGATATTTGGTACTTTCCCAAGGGTGTCGCCCATACTGTACAAGgccttgaggatgaaaaCGAGTTCCTGCTGGTCTTTGACGAGGGAGATTTCGACAAAGTCGG CACCACGTTCAACATTGATGACTGGCTGGCGCATACGCCGAAGGACATTCTTGCAAAGAATTTTGGCGTACCTGAATCCGTCTTTGATAACATCCCTACACCTAATCCGTACATCCTGAATGCCACTGTCAGCGAGAGGAACGTCACAGGTGCAGTTACGCCCGTCGCTTCTGGCAACAGTTCGTTCGTGTATCGCACTCTAGAGCATCCCGCCGAGAAGATTGGCGGAAAAGGAGGCGTCTTCCGTAAAATTGATTCGACCAATTTTCCGATTTCGAAGACGATTGCTGCAACATTCGTAACCCTCAAACCTGGTGGTTTGCGAGAACTCCACTGGCACCCTAAC GCTGAAGAATGGCTGTATTTCCATCAGGGAACTGCGCGGGCTACTGCATTTATTggcaacgccaacgccaggaCTTTTGACTTTAGAGCAGGTGACACCGCCGTCTTCCCCGACAACTCTGG ACACTATATTGAGAACACCTCCAAGACCGAAGACCTCATCTGGATTGAGATCTACAAGTCTGACCACGTGGCCGACATTCCTCTTACCCAATGGCTCGCCCTTACACCACCTGATGTTGTCTCACAGGCCCTTAAGGTCCCTattgagtttgttgagaagctcaagaaggagaagcaagttTTTGTCGAATAG